A genomic stretch from Pectobacterium carotovorum includes:
- a CDS encoding multidrug efflux SMR transporter, giving the protein MLNGFLWLALSIGSEITGTSMIKKTDGFKKLSPSIIVILAYCLCYFSLTRAMGYLPVGVAYSLWCGFGIVGVTFISMLLYKQKPDLPAVFSMALIISGGIIMNLYSSM; this is encoded by the coding sequence ATGTTAAACGGATTTCTCTGGCTGGCGCTTTCCATTGGTTCAGAAATTACCGGCACGTCGATGATAAAGAAAACCGATGGATTCAAAAAACTTTCGCCTTCTATTATCGTAATTCTGGCTTACTGCCTTTGCTATTTCTCGTTAACACGTGCGATGGGCTATTTACCCGTAGGGGTTGCCTACTCCCTATGGTGCGGTTTTGGCATCGTCGGCGTGACGTTTATTTCGATGCTGCTTTATAAACAAAAACCCGATCTCCCTGCCGTCTTCTCTATGGCGTTAATTATCAGCGGGGGAATTATCATGAACCTGTATTCGAGCATGTAA
- the yacL gene encoding protein YacL, with protein sequence MDYEFLRDVTGQVIVRMSMGHEAIGHWFNEEVKGQLTILTDVEEAARSVAGSERQWRRVGHEYTLSLDEEEVMVQANQLSFTTDELEEGMSYYDEESLSLCGLDDFLTLVEKYREFILH encoded by the coding sequence ATGGACTATGAATTTTTGCGGGATGTGACGGGTCAGGTCATCGTTCGTATGTCGATGGGACATGAAGCGATCGGGCACTGGTTCAATGAAGAAGTGAAAGGCCAACTGACGATATTGACTGATGTTGAAGAGGCGGCGCGTTCTGTTGCTGGCAGCGAACGGCAGTGGCGGCGCGTGGGTCATGAATACACGCTGTCGCTGGATGAAGAAGAAGTGATGGTGCAGGCAAATCAGCTGTCTTTCACCACGGATGAGCTGGAAGAAGGCATGAGTTATTACGACGAAGAGAGCCTGTCTTTATGCGGTCTGGATGATTTTCTGACGCTGGTGGAAAAATACCGCGAGTTCATCCTGCATTGA
- a CDS encoding PTS sugar transporter subunit IIB, translated as MKITVVCGNGLGTSLMMEMSIKNIVKELGVVADVDHVDLGSAKGTDSDIFVGTKDIADQLVAQAVGGKIVSLNNMIDKVAMKERLSVALTELGAL; from the coding sequence ATGAAAATTACAGTCGTATGCGGTAACGGTCTGGGTACCAGCCTGATGATGGAAATGAGCATTAAAAACATCGTGAAAGAACTCGGCGTGGTTGCTGACGTGGATCACGTGGATTTAGGCTCGGCGAAAGGTACGGACAGCGACATTTTTGTCGGTACAAAGGATATTGCCGATCAGCTCGTCGCGCAGGCGGTAGGGGGAAAGATCGTTTCCCTGAATAACATGATCGACAAAGTGGCGATGAAAGAGCGCCTGTCGGTCGCCCTGACAGAACTTGGCGCCTTATAA
- a CDS encoding PTS sugar transporter subunit IIA — MLNTLLTPDVVQILPTCDDWRHAIALSCKPLLDNGSIEPTYLEAIYRSHEAIGPYYVVGPGIAMPHARPEDGVNQLAVSLTLIRDGVVFHSDGNDPVHLLIVLAATDSNSHIDIISQLAQLFDTPDDVAALLRATDIEQVLSVISRY; from the coding sequence ATGCTTAACACTTTACTAACACCAGACGTTGTTCAGATTTTACCTACCTGTGATGATTGGCGTCACGCTATCGCTTTGTCCTGTAAGCCTTTACTGGATAACGGCTCGATTGAACCTACCTATCTTGAGGCGATCTATCGCTCTCATGAGGCCATCGGCCCTTATTATGTCGTCGGCCCCGGCATTGCCATGCCGCATGCCCGTCCGGAAGACGGTGTGAATCAACTCGCTGTCAGCCTGACGCTGATTCGTGACGGCGTGGTTTTCCATTCTGACGGTAACGACCCCGTGCATTTGTTGATTGTTCTGGCCGCCACGGACAGCAATAGCCACATCGATATTATTTCACAGCTCGCTCAGTTGTTCGACACACCTGATGACGTCGCCGCGTTACTCCGTGCGACGGATATCGAACAGGTGCTTTCCGTTATTTCTCGTTATTAA
- the fsa gene encoding fructose-6-phosphate aldolase: protein MEFYLDTADVAAVERLAGVLPIKGVTTNPSIVARGKSDIYTVLRDMQAIIGAEGQLFAQVMARDPDVMVEEALKLRDVIPSLVVKVPVTHAGLRAIKQLTALDIPTLGTAVYGAGQGFYAALAGARYIAPYVNRIDAQGGDGIALVKELQTLINLHSPQTQVLAASFRTPRQVLDCLLAGCRAITVDPAVAELFLQDPAVEDALNRFDHDWQTRFGHADLG, encoded by the coding sequence ATGGAATTCTATTTAGATACGGCTGATGTGGCCGCAGTAGAACGGCTTGCTGGCGTGTTGCCGATTAAAGGCGTGACGACCAACCCAAGTATTGTCGCACGTGGAAAATCCGATATTTATACCGTGCTACGGGACATGCAGGCCATTATCGGCGCAGAAGGCCAGCTGTTTGCTCAGGTGATGGCACGCGATCCTGATGTGATGGTGGAAGAAGCATTGAAGCTCAGAGATGTGATTCCTTCTCTGGTCGTCAAAGTGCCGGTGACGCATGCAGGCTTACGTGCCATTAAGCAATTGACGGCGCTGGATATTCCTACTCTCGGCACCGCCGTCTACGGCGCGGGACAAGGGTTTTATGCCGCGCTGGCGGGGGCTCGCTATATCGCGCCTTACGTCAACCGTATTGATGCACAGGGTGGAGACGGGATTGCGCTCGTAAAAGAGCTGCAAACACTGATTAATCTACACAGCCCGCAAACTCAGGTGCTGGCAGCCAGCTTTAGGACGCCACGTCAGGTGCTGGACTGCCTGCTGGCCGGGTGTCGGGCGATTACGGTTGACCCTGCCGTTGCCGAGTTGTTCCTGCAAGATCCCGCGGTTGAAGATGCGCTTAACCGGTTCGATCATGACTGGCAGACGCGTTTCGGCCATGCCGATCTTGGCTAA
- a CDS encoding LacI family DNA-binding transcriptional regulator: MRKRRSTGKVTLQDVADYAGVGTMTVSRVMRKPDLVSEKLRSKVELAARTLGYEPNQEASQLTESTSRVTLQDIANHAGVGAMTVSRALREPGLVSDATQKKINDAIKTLGYVPNQAAGALASAYQPAIAVLYPFQQDRASVRFVQSLQQAVGKHNVSLIMGCHEYRQHTEAGMVEKLLQQRPAALVLFSAQLSQRTQDIIQASNVITVNVSGAAALSANINIDIALAEAAEQLTMSLLEKGYRHVAYIGAHTDNRLQKQQLNGWNKAMLAHYHNADLKITIPEAPSLQFGRYAMTELLQNQPELDAIICSHEEIALGALFECQRRLMKVPYDLAIACLDGSEQCEHAFPALTAMRLDYEKLGAEVGRLVLAMMDNDDHPPVLEQVKFIFEPRASS, from the coding sequence ATGCGTAAGCGTCGTAGTACCGGTAAGGTTACGCTACAGGATGTCGCCGACTACGCGGGTGTCGGGACGATGACGGTATCACGTGTGATGCGCAAACCCGATCTGGTCTCTGAGAAGTTACGCAGCAAAGTGGAACTGGCCGCCAGAACATTGGGCTATGAACCCAATCAAGAAGCCAGCCAGCTTACCGAGAGTACGAGTCGCGTCACGCTACAGGACATTGCGAACCATGCGGGTGTTGGCGCGATGACGGTGTCCCGCGCGTTGAGGGAACCGGGATTGGTCTCCGATGCCACGCAGAAGAAAATCAATGATGCGATAAAAACGCTGGGCTATGTACCGAACCAGGCCGCAGGCGCGCTGGCATCAGCCTATCAGCCCGCTATTGCGGTGCTTTATCCTTTTCAGCAAGATCGCGCCAGCGTGCGTTTTGTGCAGTCGCTGCAACAGGCAGTGGGCAAGCATAACGTTTCGTTAATCATGGGCTGCCATGAATATCGCCAGCATACCGAAGCGGGAATGGTGGAAAAACTCTTGCAGCAGCGGCCAGCGGCGCTGGTGTTATTCAGCGCGCAACTCTCACAACGTACTCAGGACATCATACAGGCCAGCAACGTCATTACGGTGAATGTGTCCGGTGCTGCCGCGCTGAGTGCAAACATCAATATTGATATCGCCCTTGCCGAAGCGGCGGAACAGCTGACGATGTCTTTGCTGGAAAAGGGGTATCGTCACGTGGCCTATATCGGCGCGCATACGGATAACCGTTTGCAAAAACAGCAACTGAATGGCTGGAATAAAGCCATGCTGGCGCATTATCACAATGCGGATTTGAAAATTACGATTCCAGAAGCACCTAGCCTGCAATTTGGCCGCTATGCGATGACGGAACTGCTACAAAACCAGCCGGAACTGGATGCGATTATCTGTAGCCATGAAGAAATTGCGCTGGGCGCACTCTTTGAATGCCAGCGCCGCCTGATGAAAGTTCCTTACGATCTGGCGATTGCCTGTCTGGACGGTTCTGAACAATGCGAACACGCGTTCCCCGCGCTGACCGCGATGCGGCTTGATTATGAAAAGCTGGGCGCGGAGGTCGGGCGTCTGGTGCTCGCCATGATGGATAACGACGATCACCCGCCCGTACTGGAACAGGTGAAGTTTATCTTTGAACCCCGTGCCAGCAGCTAG
- a CDS encoding PTS ascorbate transporter subunit IIC: MEFFRFLMSDVLSEPSILVGLIALIGLIAQKKPATECIKGTVKTVMGFLILGAGASLIVSSLGDFAEIFHHAFGIAGVVPNNEAIVAVAQKNFGTEMAMIMFFAMVINIAIARFTPWKYIFLTGHHTLFMSMMVAVILATAGMKGVLLITVGSLVVGVSMVLFPAIIHPYMKKVTGSDDVAFGHFSAISQLLSAFIGSKFGNKEKSTEDMEVPKSLLFLRDTPVAIAFTMFFIFMFTCLFAGPEAVKTMNAGGKNWFMFSLIQSITFAAGVYIVLQGVRMVIAEIVPAFKGISDKLVPNAKPALDCPVVFPYAPNAVLVGFLSSFAAGVVGMVLLYLLGMTVIIPGVVPHFFVGAAAGVFGNATGGRRGAILGSFANGLLITFLPVFLLPVLGSIGLANTTFSDSDFGAVGILLGIIVR; encoded by the coding sequence ATGGAATTCTTCCGTTTTTTAATGAGCGATGTGCTATCTGAACCCTCAATATTGGTCGGTTTGATTGCACTTATCGGCCTGATTGCACAGAAAAAACCGGCTACGGAGTGCATCAAAGGCACGGTGAAAACCGTGATGGGTTTCCTGATTCTCGGAGCAGGTGCCAGCCTGATTGTGTCCTCTCTGGGCGATTTCGCCGAGATTTTCCACCATGCATTTGGTATCGCCGGTGTGGTGCCTAACAATGAAGCCATTGTCGCCGTCGCACAGAAGAACTTCGGCACCGAGATGGCAATGATCATGTTCTTTGCGATGGTTATTAATATCGCGATCGCCCGCTTTACGCCGTGGAAATACATTTTCCTGACCGGCCACCATACGCTGTTTATGTCAATGATGGTTGCCGTGATTCTGGCGACAGCGGGCATGAAAGGTGTGCTGCTGATTACCGTTGGCTCGCTGGTCGTTGGGGTATCGATGGTACTGTTCCCCGCCATTATTCACCCGTATATGAAGAAAGTAACGGGTTCGGATGACGTCGCCTTTGGTCACTTCTCTGCGATATCACAGCTGCTGTCAGCATTTATTGGCAGCAAGTTTGGCAATAAAGAGAAATCAACGGAAGACATGGAAGTACCGAAGAGCCTGCTGTTCCTGCGTGATACGCCGGTCGCCATCGCCTTTACCATGTTCTTCATCTTCATGTTTACCTGCTTGTTTGCCGGCCCGGAAGCAGTGAAAACGATGAACGCCGGTGGGAAAAACTGGTTCATGTTTTCGCTGATTCAATCCATTACCTTTGCCGCTGGCGTGTACATCGTGCTGCAAGGCGTGCGTATGGTGATTGCGGAAATCGTGCCTGCGTTTAAAGGCATTTCTGACAAACTGGTTCCCAATGCTAAACCAGCATTGGATTGCCCTGTCGTCTTCCCCTATGCGCCAAATGCCGTGCTGGTCGGCTTCCTGAGCAGCTTTGCAGCTGGAGTGGTCGGTATGGTGCTGCTCTACCTGTTGGGTATGACGGTGATCATTCCTGGCGTGGTGCCGCACTTCTTCGTCGGCGCAGCGGCCGGCGTTTTCGGTAACGCTACCGGCGGGCGTCGCGGCGCGATTTTAGGCTCTTTCGCCAATGGACTGCTGATTACCTTCCTGCCTGTTTTCCTGCTGCCAGTATTGGGCAGTATCGGACTGGCAAACACCACGTTCAGTGATTCCGATTTCGGCGCGGTGGGAATTCTGCTGGGCATTATCGTGCGCTAA